A single genomic interval of Geotrypetes seraphini chromosome 1, aGeoSer1.1, whole genome shotgun sequence harbors:
- the HMGB2 gene encoding high mobility group protein B2 has protein sequence MGKGDPNKPRGKMSSYAFFVQTCREEHKKKHPDASVNFAEFSKKCSERWKTMSAKEKGKFEDLAKNDKARYDREMKNYIPPKGEKKTKKKKDPNAPKRPPSAFFLFCAEHRPKIKSENPGLSIGDTAKKLGEMWAEQSAKDKLPHEQKAAKLKEKYEKEVAAYRAKGKSDAGKKAPGRPTGSKKVIEPEDEDEEEEEEEEEEEDEEEEDDE, from the exons ATGGGTAAAGGAGATCCAAACAAACCGCGGGGGAAGATGTCCTCTTATGCTTTCTTCGTGCAAACGTGTAGGGAGGAGCACAAGAAGAAGCATCCAGATGCCTCGGTCAACTTCGCCGAGTTTTCCAAGAAGTGCTCAGAGAGGTGGAAG ACGATGTCTgcaaaggaaaaaggaaaatttgAAGACCTTGCTAAGAATGATAAAGCTCGTTATGATAGAGAAATGAAAAACTATATTCCTCCTAAGGGTGAAAAGAAGACCAAGAAAAAGAAGGACCCAAATGCACCAAAAAGGCCACC TTCTGCTTTCTTCCTCTTCTGCGCAGAGCATCGGCCAAAAATCAAGAGTGAAAACCCAGGGTTGTCAATTGGAGATACTGCTAAAAAGCTGGGTGAAATGTGGGCTGAGCAAAGTGCCAAGGATAAACTACCACATGAACAAAAAGCAGCAAAACTAAAAGAAAAGTATGAAAAG GAGGTTGCAGCATACCGTGCCAAAGGTAAAAGTGATGCTGGAAAGAAAGCTCCTGGTAGGCCTACAGGATCCAAAAAAGTGATAGAGCCTGAGGATGAGgatgaggaagaagaagaagaagaggaggaggaagaagatgaagaagaagaagatgaCGAGTGA